Proteins encoded by one window of Rhodamnia argentea isolate NSW1041297 chromosome 6, ASM2092103v1, whole genome shotgun sequence:
- the LOC115757034 gene encoding mediator of RNA polymerase II transcription subunit 23 isoform X1, which yields MDQPPQRSSSASASRAYQFHPARAAINDLFNLYLGRNSRHRADDSVREPPNKAQKRVVALNRDLPPQNDQFIVDFQQLQNQFPDQDQLRAVTESVLISLVVQCSGHAPRAEFLLFALRSLCGIGYINWDTFLPSLLSSVSSAELSAGQGSQSMPVVSPTSLSQSDRVASSGAIPNSNFQPSNPTSPLSSVHVIGSPAQSTIEPSSGATMSPVKSSDVSFSGQQAAMRTSSSVKDSAVSSLRQLCCKIILTGLDFNLKPVTHADIFSHMLNWLVNWDQRQHGMDESDVIKSWRPDKALIEWLHSCLDVIWLLVEEDKCRVPFYELLRSGLQFIENIPDDEALFTLILEIHRRRDMMAMHMQMLDQHLHCPTFGTQRILTLTTPNVSGEAVGNLRYSPITYPSVLGEPLNGEELATSIVRGSLDWERALRCIRHAIRTTPSPDRWKRVLLVAPCYRPSGQPPTPGAVFTSEMICEATIDRIIELLKLTNSEINCWSEWLIFSDIFFFLMKSGCIDFVDFVDKLVARLTEGDQYILRTNHVTWLLAEIIRVELVVNALNNDSRKVETIRKILSFHREDRGSDPNNPQSILLDFISSCQTLRIWSLNSSTREYLNNEQLQKGKQIDEWWRQVGKGDRMMDYMNMDERSIGMFWVVSYTMAQPAYDTVMNWLSSAGVAELLPGSNMPTNEKVMREVSPIPMALISGFSMNLCLKLAFQMEEALFSNQVVPSIAMVETYTRLLLAAPHSLFRSHISHLAQKNPALLSKPGVTILLFEILNYRLLPLYRYQGKTKALMYDVTKIIAALKGKRGDHRVFRLTENLCMNVIFSLRDFFSVKREGKGPTEFTETLNRVTVITLAILIKTRGVADADHLLYVQTMLEQILATSQHTWSEKTLRYFPSVLRDALKGRIDKKGLVIQAWQEAERTVINQCTQLLSPSAEPNYVTTYISHSFPQHRQYLCAGAWILMHGHPENINTASLVRVLREFSPEEVTANIYTMVDVLLHQVQVELHHGHSMQDLLLKTSANLAFLIWNHELLPLDILLLALIDRDDDPHALRIVINLLERQELQQRVKQYTLNRGSPEHWTNTGTFKRVELQKALGNHLSWKDRYPPFFDDIAARLLPVIPLIVYRLIENDAMDQADVVLAVYSHFLAYHPFRFTFVRDILAYFYGNLPGKLIVRILKVLDLSKIPFSESFPQHISSPNPVMCPPLDYFATLLLGLVNHVIPPLNCNTKSVSVGDTSNNSARAPHNKTLPAQPGHMSASEGQKAFYQIQDPGTHTQLVLETAVIELLSLPVSASQIVSSLVQIVVNIQPTLIQSSNSLHGAPNGVGQGSVLPTSPSGGSTDSLSASRSTPSVSGLSTSNFVWRSAYTCQQLSCLLIQACGLLLAQLPTEFHSQLYLEATRVIKESWWLTDIKRSSGELDSAVGYALLDPTWAAQDNTSTAIGNIVALLHSFFSNLPQEWLEGAHAIIKHLRPITSVAMLRIAFRIMGPLLPRLANAHSLFNKTLSLLLSTLVDVFGKNSQPSNPVEASEIRDLIDFLHHVVHYEGQGGPVQANSKPRPEVLVLLGRASERLRPDVQHLFSHLKPDVNTSIYAATHPKLAQNPGQ from the exons ATGGATCAGCCGCCACAGCGATCGAGCTCGGCCTCAGCCTCGCGGGCCTACCAGTTCCATCCGGCTCGTGCCGCCATCAACGATCTCTTCAACCTCTACTTAGGA AGGAACAGCCGCCACAGAGCCGACGATTCCGTCCGCGAACCTCC GAATAAGGCGCAGAAGCGTGTTGTGGCTTTAAACAGAGACCTTCCTCCTCAGAATGACCAGTTCATTGTAGACTTCCAGCAACTTCAAAACCAGTTTCCT GACCAAGATCAACTGCGAGCTGTGACAGAATCTGTTCTTATATCTTTGGTTGTACAGTGCAGTGGTCATGCGCCACGGGCAGAGTTTCTTCTCTTTGCTCTACGGAGCTTGTGTGGTATTGGTTACATTAACTGGGACACATTTCtgccttctcttctttcttcagtTTCGTCAGCTGAACTGTCAGCGGGTCAGGGGAGCCAGTCTATGCCTGTAGTATCACCAACAAGCTTATCACAGTCTGACAGGGTAGCATCATCGGGCGCAATCCCCAATTCGAACTTTCAGCCTTCCAATCCTACATCTCCATTGTCATCGGTTCATGTCATAGGTTCTCCTGCCCAGTCAACAATTGAACCATCATCTGGTGCGACAATGTCACCAGTAAAATCATCTGATGTCTCCTTCTCTGGTCAACAAGCCGCAATGAGAACCAGTTCATCTGTAAAAGACAGTGCTGTGAGCAGCCTACGTCAGCTATGCTGCAAGATTATCTTGACAGGTCTTGACTTTAATTTAAAACCAGTGACTCACGCTGACATATTCTCACATATGCTTAATTGGCTTGTTAACTGGGATCAAAGACAACATGGAATGGATGAATCTGATGTCATCAAGTCCTGGAGACCTGACAAGGCACTGATAGAATGGCTACACAGTTGTTTGGATGTGATTTGGCTACTGGTTGAGGAGGACAAATGCCGGGTGCCCTTTTATGAATTGCTACGCAGTGGCTTGCAGTTCATAGAGAACATCCCGGATGATGAAGCCTTATTCACCCTTATCTTGGAGATCCATAGGAGGAGGGATATGATGGCGATGCACATGCAGATGTTAGATCAGCACCTTCATTGTCCTACATTTGGAACTCAAAGGATACTAACCCTTACTACTCCTAATGTTTCTGGTGAAGCAGTTGGAAACTTACGGTATTCCCCGATCACATATCCAAGTGTGCTTGGAGAACCACTAAACGGAGAG GAACTTGCAACATCAATTGTACGGGGAAGTTTGGATTGGGAAAGAGCATTGCGATGTATAAGACATGCTATTAGGACTACTCCATCACCTGACCGGTGGAAGCGTGTGCTTTTGGTAGCTCCTTGCTATAGACCTTCAGGACAACCACCAACTCCTGGTGCTGTTTTTACGTCTGAAATGATTTGTGAGGCAACAATCGATAGGATTATTGAGCTATTGAAGTTGACGAATTCAG AGATAAATTGCTGGTCAGAGTGGCTCATCTTTTCAgatatcttctttttcctaATGAAGAGTGGGTGTATcgattttgttgattttgtggacAAACTAGTTGCGCGACTTACAGAAGGTGATCAATATATTCTTCGTACAAATCATGTGACTTGGCTACTTGCCGAAATTATTCGAGTCGAGCTCGTGGTAAATGCATTGAATAACGATTCTAGAAAG GTGGAGACAATCAGGAAGATTTTGTCATTTCATCGAGAAGATAGAGGCTCGGATCCTAATAATCCGCAAAGTATCCTACTCGATTTTATTAGCAGTTGTCAGACTTTACGAATTTGGTCCCTGAATTCATCAACGAGGGAATATTTGAATAATGAGCAGCTTCAGAAAGGAAAGCAAATAGATGAATGGTGGAGGCAAGTGGGCAAAG GAGATCGCATGATGGACTACATGAATATGGATGAGAGGTCCATAGGGATGTTTTGGGTTGTATCTTACACCATGGCTCAACCGGCTTATGACACGGTGATGAACTGGTTATCCTCTGCTGGAGTTGCGGAATTATTACCAGGTTCTAATATGCCAACAAATGAGAAGGTAATGAGGGAAGTAAGCCCAATACCAATGGCCCTAATCTCTGGGTTCTCAATGAACCTGTGTTTGAAATTGGCGTTTCAGATGGAGGAGGCTTTATTTTCCAACCAG GTTGTGCCTAGCATTGCAATGGTGGAAACATACACAAGACTGCTGCTTGCTGCCCCCCACTCATTATTTCGCTCTCACATCAGT CATTTGGCCCAGAAAAATCCGGCCTTGTTGAGCAAGCCCGGTGTTACGATTTTGCTATTTGAGATTTTGAACTATCGCTTACTTCCTCTCTACAG ATACCAAGGGAAAACCAAAGCTTTGATGTATGATGTCACGAAAATTATTGCTGCTCTCAAAGGGAAACGCGGGGATCATCGTGTATTTAGATTGACTGAGAACTTATGCATGAATGTAATTTTCTCGCTGAGAGATTTCTTTTCGGTGAAAAGGGAAGGGAAG GGTCCAACTGAATTTACTGAAACTTTGAATAGAGTGACGGTCATTACCCTAGCAATACTCATTAAAACTCGTGGCGTTGCTGATGCTGATCACCTTCTATATGTTCAAACTATGCTGGAACAAATACTAGCAACTAGTCAACATACGTGGTCAGAAAAGACACTACGCTATTTCCCTTCTGTGCTTCGCGACGCCTTGAAGGGGCGAATCGATAAGAAGGGCCTTGTCATTCAAGCATGGCAGGAG gcgGAAAGAACTGTCATAAACCAATGCACCCAGCTTCTTTCACCATCCGCAGAACCTAATTATGTGACAACCTATATTAGCCATAGTTTTCCTCAGCATCGTCAATATCTATGTGCTGGAGCATGGATTCTGATGCACGGGCATCCTGAAAACATTAACACTGCGAGTCTG GTGCGTGTATTGAGGGAGTTCTCTCCTGAGGAAGTGACTGCTAATATCTACACCATGGTAGatgttcttcttcatcaagttcAGGTGGAACTTCATCATGGGCATTCCATGCAG GACCTCTTACTTAAAACAAGTGCCAACCTTGCATTTCTCATTTGGAACCATGAGTTGCTTCCTTTGGACATACTGCTACTGGCACTAATTGACCGTGATGATGACCCCCATGCCTTACGCATTGTG ATCAACCTACTTGAACGACAAGAACTTCAACAAAGAGTGAAGCAATATACTTTGAATCGTGGATCTCCGGAACATTGGACTAACACTGGAACTTTTAAGCGTGTTGAACTGCAAAAAGCACTTGGGAATCATCTCTCATGGAAGGATAG GTATCCCCCATTTTTTGATGACATTGCAGCCCGGTTGCTTCCTGTGATCCCCCTTATTGTTTACAGACTGATTGAAAATGATGCCATGGATCAGGCTGACGTAGTTCTGGCTGTTTACTCTCATTTTCTAGCTTACCACCCTTTCCGATTCACATTTGTTCGTGACATACTCGCGTATTTCTATGGTAATCTTCCTGGGAAGCTCATAGTCCGAATTCTGAAAGTACTTGATCTTAGCAAG ATTCCATTTTCTGAGTCATTCCCACAACACATTAGTTCTCCAAATCCAGTCATGTGCCCACCTCTGGATTATTTTGCTACTCTGCTACTGGGGCTGGTCAACCATGTGATTCCTCCATTGAATTGCAACACAAAATCTGTTTCTGTTGGGGATACTTCAAATAATTCAGCTCGAGCTCCGCATAACAAAACTTTGCCAGCCCAGCCTGGCCATATGAGCGCTTCAGAAGGTCAAAAGGCATTTTATCAAATTCAAGATCCCGGCACGCACACTCAGCTGGTTCTTGAAACTGCTGTGATAGAGCTGCTTTCACTTCCTGTATCTGCATCTCAAATTGTGTCATCCCTAGTTCAGATTGTTGTTAATATCCAACCTACCCTAATTCAATCTAGTAATTCTCTGCATGGAGCCCCAAATGGTGTTGGACAAGGTTCAGTCCTACCAACTTCACCTTCAGGTGGAAGCACTGATTCCTTGAGTGCAAGCAGATCTACTCCTTCAGTTTCTGGTTTAAGTACCTCTAACTTTGTCTGGCGAAGTGCTTATACATGTCAACAACTGTCTTGCTTGTTGATCCAAGCTTGTGGGCTTCTATTAGCTCAGCTTCCCACTGAATTTCACTCGCAACTTTATTTGGAGGCTACGCGCGTAATTAAGGAGAGTTGGTGGCTGACTGATATAAAGAGGTCATCGGGTGAACTAGACTCTGCTGTTGGTTATGCATTGTTAGATCCAACTTGGGCTGCACAAGATAATACCTCAACTGCCATTG GTAACATAGTTGCGCTGCTTCATTCCTTCTTCAGTAATCTCCCTCAAGAATGGCTGGAAGGGGCACATGCCATCATCAAACATCTTAGACCAATTACATCCGTTGCAATGTTGAGAATAGCATTTCGTATAATGGGTCCATTGCTTCCAAGACTTGCCAATGCTCACTCTCTTTTCAACAAG ACGCTATCATTGTTGTTAAGCACATTGGTGGATGTCTTTGGGAAGAACTCACAACCCTCAAACCCCGTTGAAGCATCAGAAATAAGGGATCTCATTGATTTCCT GCATCATGTTGTCCATTATGAAGGTCAGGGAGGACCTGTGCAGGCAAACAGCAAGCCCAGACCTGAGGTACTTGTTCTTCTTGGTAGAGCATCCGAGAGACTTAGACCAGATGTGCAGCACCTTTTTTCTCACTTGAAGCCTGATGTGAACACTTCCATCTATGCCGCCACCCACCCGAAGCTTGCACAAAATCCAGGACAATGA
- the LOC115757034 gene encoding mediator of RNA polymerase II transcription subunit 23 isoform X2: protein MPVVSPTSLSQSDRVASSGAIPNSNFQPSNPTSPLSSVHVIGSPAQSTIEPSSGATMSPVKSSDVSFSGQQAAMRTSSSVKDSAVSSLRQLCCKIILTGLDFNLKPVTHADIFSHMLNWLVNWDQRQHGMDESDVIKSWRPDKALIEWLHSCLDVIWLLVEEDKCRVPFYELLRSGLQFIENIPDDEALFTLILEIHRRRDMMAMHMQMLDQHLHCPTFGTQRILTLTTPNVSGEAVGNLRYSPITYPSVLGEPLNGEELATSIVRGSLDWERALRCIRHAIRTTPSPDRWKRVLLVAPCYRPSGQPPTPGAVFTSEMICEATIDRIIELLKLTNSEINCWSEWLIFSDIFFFLMKSGCIDFVDFVDKLVARLTEGDQYILRTNHVTWLLAEIIRVELVVNALNNDSRKVETIRKILSFHREDRGSDPNNPQSILLDFISSCQTLRIWSLNSSTREYLNNEQLQKGKQIDEWWRQVGKGDRMMDYMNMDERSIGMFWVVSYTMAQPAYDTVMNWLSSAGVAELLPGSNMPTNEKVMREVSPIPMALISGFSMNLCLKLAFQMEEALFSNQVVPSIAMVETYTRLLLAAPHSLFRSHISHLAQKNPALLSKPGVTILLFEILNYRLLPLYRYQGKTKALMYDVTKIIAALKGKRGDHRVFRLTENLCMNVIFSLRDFFSVKREGKGPTEFTETLNRVTVITLAILIKTRGVADADHLLYVQTMLEQILATSQHTWSEKTLRYFPSVLRDALKGRIDKKGLVIQAWQEAERTVINQCTQLLSPSAEPNYVTTYISHSFPQHRQYLCAGAWILMHGHPENINTASLVRVLREFSPEEVTANIYTMVDVLLHQVQVELHHGHSMQDLLLKTSANLAFLIWNHELLPLDILLLALIDRDDDPHALRIVINLLERQELQQRVKQYTLNRGSPEHWTNTGTFKRVELQKALGNHLSWKDRYPPFFDDIAARLLPVIPLIVYRLIENDAMDQADVVLAVYSHFLAYHPFRFTFVRDILAYFYGNLPGKLIVRILKVLDLSKIPFSESFPQHISSPNPVMCPPLDYFATLLLGLVNHVIPPLNCNTKSVSVGDTSNNSARAPHNKTLPAQPGHMSASEGQKAFYQIQDPGTHTQLVLETAVIELLSLPVSASQIVSSLVQIVVNIQPTLIQSSNSLHGAPNGVGQGSVLPTSPSGGSTDSLSASRSTPSVSGLSTSNFVWRSAYTCQQLSCLLIQACGLLLAQLPTEFHSQLYLEATRVIKESWWLTDIKRSSGELDSAVGYALLDPTWAAQDNTSTAIGNIVALLHSFFSNLPQEWLEGAHAIIKHLRPITSVAMLRIAFRIMGPLLPRLANAHSLFNKTLSLLLSTLVDVFGKNSQPSNPVEASEIRDLIDFLHHVVHYEGQGGPVQANSKPRPEVLVLLGRASERLRPDVQHLFSHLKPDVNTSIYAATHPKLAQNPGQ from the exons ATGCCTGTAGTATCACCAACAAGCTTATCACAGTCTGACAGGGTAGCATCATCGGGCGCAATCCCCAATTCGAACTTTCAGCCTTCCAATCCTACATCTCCATTGTCATCGGTTCATGTCATAGGTTCTCCTGCCCAGTCAACAATTGAACCATCATCTGGTGCGACAATGTCACCAGTAAAATCATCTGATGTCTCCTTCTCTGGTCAACAAGCCGCAATGAGAACCAGTTCATCTGTAAAAGACAGTGCTGTGAGCAGCCTACGTCAGCTATGCTGCAAGATTATCTTGACAGGTCTTGACTTTAATTTAAAACCAGTGACTCACGCTGACATATTCTCACATATGCTTAATTGGCTTGTTAACTGGGATCAAAGACAACATGGAATGGATGAATCTGATGTCATCAAGTCCTGGAGACCTGACAAGGCACTGATAGAATGGCTACACAGTTGTTTGGATGTGATTTGGCTACTGGTTGAGGAGGACAAATGCCGGGTGCCCTTTTATGAATTGCTACGCAGTGGCTTGCAGTTCATAGAGAACATCCCGGATGATGAAGCCTTATTCACCCTTATCTTGGAGATCCATAGGAGGAGGGATATGATGGCGATGCACATGCAGATGTTAGATCAGCACCTTCATTGTCCTACATTTGGAACTCAAAGGATACTAACCCTTACTACTCCTAATGTTTCTGGTGAAGCAGTTGGAAACTTACGGTATTCCCCGATCACATATCCAAGTGTGCTTGGAGAACCACTAAACGGAGAG GAACTTGCAACATCAATTGTACGGGGAAGTTTGGATTGGGAAAGAGCATTGCGATGTATAAGACATGCTATTAGGACTACTCCATCACCTGACCGGTGGAAGCGTGTGCTTTTGGTAGCTCCTTGCTATAGACCTTCAGGACAACCACCAACTCCTGGTGCTGTTTTTACGTCTGAAATGATTTGTGAGGCAACAATCGATAGGATTATTGAGCTATTGAAGTTGACGAATTCAG AGATAAATTGCTGGTCAGAGTGGCTCATCTTTTCAgatatcttctttttcctaATGAAGAGTGGGTGTATcgattttgttgattttgtggacAAACTAGTTGCGCGACTTACAGAAGGTGATCAATATATTCTTCGTACAAATCATGTGACTTGGCTACTTGCCGAAATTATTCGAGTCGAGCTCGTGGTAAATGCATTGAATAACGATTCTAGAAAG GTGGAGACAATCAGGAAGATTTTGTCATTTCATCGAGAAGATAGAGGCTCGGATCCTAATAATCCGCAAAGTATCCTACTCGATTTTATTAGCAGTTGTCAGACTTTACGAATTTGGTCCCTGAATTCATCAACGAGGGAATATTTGAATAATGAGCAGCTTCAGAAAGGAAAGCAAATAGATGAATGGTGGAGGCAAGTGGGCAAAG GAGATCGCATGATGGACTACATGAATATGGATGAGAGGTCCATAGGGATGTTTTGGGTTGTATCTTACACCATGGCTCAACCGGCTTATGACACGGTGATGAACTGGTTATCCTCTGCTGGAGTTGCGGAATTATTACCAGGTTCTAATATGCCAACAAATGAGAAGGTAATGAGGGAAGTAAGCCCAATACCAATGGCCCTAATCTCTGGGTTCTCAATGAACCTGTGTTTGAAATTGGCGTTTCAGATGGAGGAGGCTTTATTTTCCAACCAG GTTGTGCCTAGCATTGCAATGGTGGAAACATACACAAGACTGCTGCTTGCTGCCCCCCACTCATTATTTCGCTCTCACATCAGT CATTTGGCCCAGAAAAATCCGGCCTTGTTGAGCAAGCCCGGTGTTACGATTTTGCTATTTGAGATTTTGAACTATCGCTTACTTCCTCTCTACAG ATACCAAGGGAAAACCAAAGCTTTGATGTATGATGTCACGAAAATTATTGCTGCTCTCAAAGGGAAACGCGGGGATCATCGTGTATTTAGATTGACTGAGAACTTATGCATGAATGTAATTTTCTCGCTGAGAGATTTCTTTTCGGTGAAAAGGGAAGGGAAG GGTCCAACTGAATTTACTGAAACTTTGAATAGAGTGACGGTCATTACCCTAGCAATACTCATTAAAACTCGTGGCGTTGCTGATGCTGATCACCTTCTATATGTTCAAACTATGCTGGAACAAATACTAGCAACTAGTCAACATACGTGGTCAGAAAAGACACTACGCTATTTCCCTTCTGTGCTTCGCGACGCCTTGAAGGGGCGAATCGATAAGAAGGGCCTTGTCATTCAAGCATGGCAGGAG gcgGAAAGAACTGTCATAAACCAATGCACCCAGCTTCTTTCACCATCCGCAGAACCTAATTATGTGACAACCTATATTAGCCATAGTTTTCCTCAGCATCGTCAATATCTATGTGCTGGAGCATGGATTCTGATGCACGGGCATCCTGAAAACATTAACACTGCGAGTCTG GTGCGTGTATTGAGGGAGTTCTCTCCTGAGGAAGTGACTGCTAATATCTACACCATGGTAGatgttcttcttcatcaagttcAGGTGGAACTTCATCATGGGCATTCCATGCAG GACCTCTTACTTAAAACAAGTGCCAACCTTGCATTTCTCATTTGGAACCATGAGTTGCTTCCTTTGGACATACTGCTACTGGCACTAATTGACCGTGATGATGACCCCCATGCCTTACGCATTGTG ATCAACCTACTTGAACGACAAGAACTTCAACAAAGAGTGAAGCAATATACTTTGAATCGTGGATCTCCGGAACATTGGACTAACACTGGAACTTTTAAGCGTGTTGAACTGCAAAAAGCACTTGGGAATCATCTCTCATGGAAGGATAG GTATCCCCCATTTTTTGATGACATTGCAGCCCGGTTGCTTCCTGTGATCCCCCTTATTGTTTACAGACTGATTGAAAATGATGCCATGGATCAGGCTGACGTAGTTCTGGCTGTTTACTCTCATTTTCTAGCTTACCACCCTTTCCGATTCACATTTGTTCGTGACATACTCGCGTATTTCTATGGTAATCTTCCTGGGAAGCTCATAGTCCGAATTCTGAAAGTACTTGATCTTAGCAAG ATTCCATTTTCTGAGTCATTCCCACAACACATTAGTTCTCCAAATCCAGTCATGTGCCCACCTCTGGATTATTTTGCTACTCTGCTACTGGGGCTGGTCAACCATGTGATTCCTCCATTGAATTGCAACACAAAATCTGTTTCTGTTGGGGATACTTCAAATAATTCAGCTCGAGCTCCGCATAACAAAACTTTGCCAGCCCAGCCTGGCCATATGAGCGCTTCAGAAGGTCAAAAGGCATTTTATCAAATTCAAGATCCCGGCACGCACACTCAGCTGGTTCTTGAAACTGCTGTGATAGAGCTGCTTTCACTTCCTGTATCTGCATCTCAAATTGTGTCATCCCTAGTTCAGATTGTTGTTAATATCCAACCTACCCTAATTCAATCTAGTAATTCTCTGCATGGAGCCCCAAATGGTGTTGGACAAGGTTCAGTCCTACCAACTTCACCTTCAGGTGGAAGCACTGATTCCTTGAGTGCAAGCAGATCTACTCCTTCAGTTTCTGGTTTAAGTACCTCTAACTTTGTCTGGCGAAGTGCTTATACATGTCAACAACTGTCTTGCTTGTTGATCCAAGCTTGTGGGCTTCTATTAGCTCAGCTTCCCACTGAATTTCACTCGCAACTTTATTTGGAGGCTACGCGCGTAATTAAGGAGAGTTGGTGGCTGACTGATATAAAGAGGTCATCGGGTGAACTAGACTCTGCTGTTGGTTATGCATTGTTAGATCCAACTTGGGCTGCACAAGATAATACCTCAACTGCCATTG GTAACATAGTTGCGCTGCTTCATTCCTTCTTCAGTAATCTCCCTCAAGAATGGCTGGAAGGGGCACATGCCATCATCAAACATCTTAGACCAATTACATCCGTTGCAATGTTGAGAATAGCATTTCGTATAATGGGTCCATTGCTTCCAAGACTTGCCAATGCTCACTCTCTTTTCAACAAG ACGCTATCATTGTTGTTAAGCACATTGGTGGATGTCTTTGGGAAGAACTCACAACCCTCAAACCCCGTTGAAGCATCAGAAATAAGGGATCTCATTGATTTCCT GCATCATGTTGTCCATTATGAAGGTCAGGGAGGACCTGTGCAGGCAAACAGCAAGCCCAGACCTGAGGTACTTGTTCTTCTTGGTAGAGCATCCGAGAGACTTAGACCAGATGTGCAGCACCTTTTTTCTCACTTGAAGCCTGATGTGAACACTTCCATCTATGCCGCCACCCACCCGAAGCTTGCACAAAATCCAGGACAATGA
- the LOC115757136 gene encoding uncharacterized protein LOC115757136: MALEWVVLGYAAGAEAIMVLLLTLPGLDGLRKGLVAVTRNLLKPFLSVVPFCLFLLMDIYWKYETRPKCESDASCTPSEHLRHQKSIMKSQRNALLIVAALVFYWLLYSVTHLVVRIEQLNQRVERLKARD; encoded by the coding sequence ATGGCTCTCGAATGGGTGGTCCTCGGGTACGCCGCCGGCGCTGAGGCGATCATGGTGCTCCTCCTGACCCTCCCGGGCCTCGACGGCCTCCGGAAGGGGCTTGTCGCCGTCACGCGCAACCTCCTGAAGCCGTTCCTGTCGGTGGTCCCCTTCTGCCTCTTCCTCCTCATGGACATCTACTGGAAGTACGAGACCCGCCCCAAATGCGAGTCCGACGCGTCCTGCACCCCGTCCGAGCACCTCCGCCACCAGAAGTCCATCATGAAGAGCCAGCGCAACGCCCTCCTGATCGTCGCCGCCCTCGTCTTCTACTGGCTCCTCTACTCCGTCACCCACCTCGTCGTGCGGATCGAGCAGCTCAACCAGCGGGTCGAGCGGCTCAAGGCCCGCGATTGA